The Streptomyces kanamyceticus genome window below encodes:
- the trpC gene encoding indole-3-glycerol phosphate synthase TrpC, which translates to MSVLDEIIDGVRADLAERQARVSLDELKERAAKAPAAKDGAAALRGDGVKVICEVKRSSPSKGALAAIADPAGLAADYEAGGAAVISVLTEERRFGGSLADLEAVRAKVDIPVLRKDFIVTSYQLWEARAYGADLALLIVAALEQPALESLIERAESIGLTPIVEVHDEDEAERAVDAGARVIGVNNRDLKTLKVDRSTFERVAPELPDSVVKIAESGVRGPHDLIAFANAGADAVLVGESLVTGRDPRSAVSDLVAAGAHPALRHGRS; encoded by the coding sequence GTGAGTGTGCTCGACGAGATCATCGACGGAGTCCGTGCCGACCTCGCGGAGCGGCAGGCGCGCGTCAGCCTCGACGAGCTCAAGGAGCGCGCGGCCAAGGCGCCCGCGGCCAAGGACGGCGCGGCCGCCCTGCGCGGCGACGGCGTCAAGGTCATCTGCGAGGTCAAGCGCTCCAGCCCCTCCAAGGGCGCGCTCGCCGCGATCGCCGACCCCGCGGGGCTCGCCGCCGACTACGAGGCGGGCGGCGCCGCCGTCATCTCCGTGCTCACCGAGGAGCGCCGCTTCGGCGGTTCGCTCGCCGACCTGGAGGCCGTCCGCGCCAAGGTCGACATCCCGGTGCTCCGCAAGGACTTCATCGTCACCTCGTACCAGCTGTGGGAGGCCAGGGCGTACGGCGCCGACCTCGCGCTGCTGATCGTGGCCGCCCTGGAGCAGCCCGCCCTGGAGTCCCTCATCGAGCGTGCCGAATCGATCGGCCTCACGCCGATCGTCGAGGTGCACGACGAGGACGAGGCCGAGCGCGCCGTGGACGCGGGAGCCCGCGTCATCGGCGTCAACAACCGCGACCTGAAGACCCTCAAGGTCGACCGCTCCACCTTCGAGCGGGTCGCCCCCGAGCTGCCGGACAGCGTCGTCAAGATCGCCGAGTCCGGTGTGCGCGGTCCGCACGACCTCATCGCCTTCGCCAACGCGGGCGCCGACGCGGTGCTCGTGGGCGAGTCCCTGGTCACGGGCCGCGACCCGAGGTCCGCCGTCTCGGACCTGGTCGCCGCGGGCGCCCACCCGGCCCTGCGCCACGGACGGAGCTGA
- the trpM gene encoding tryptophan biosynthesis modulator TrpM — translation MSIAARLAPGCRPRGCRAPARRVRGRRVRYHIGSEPGQIPGMRWQGGA, via the coding sequence ATGTCCATTGCCGCCCGCCTCGCACCCGGCTGCCGCCCCCGCGGCTGCCGGGCGCCCGCGCGGCGCGTGCGGGGCAGGCGGGTGCGGTACCACATCGGGTCGGAGCCGGGCCAGATTCCGGGCATGCGATGGCAGGGCGGCGCCTGA
- the trpB gene encoding tryptophan synthase subunit beta, with protein MPSEYFIPDPEGQIPSAEGYFGAFGGKFIPEALVAAVDEVAVEYDKAKSDPAFAAELDDLLVNYTGRPSSLTEVPRFAEHAGGARIFLKREDLNHTGSHKINNVLGQALLTKRMGKTRVIAETGAGQHGVATATACALFGLECTIYMGEIDTERQALNVARMRMLGAEVVAVKSGSRTLKDAINEAFRDWVANVDRTHYLFGTVAGPHPFPAMVRDFHRVIGVEARRQILERAGRLPDAAVACVGGGSNAIGLFHAFIPDADVRLIGCEPAGHGVETGEHAATLTAGEPGILHGSRSYVLQDEEGQITEPYSISAGLDYPGIGPEHAYLKDSGRGEYRAVTDDAAMQALRLLSRTEGIIPAIESAHALAGALDVGKELGKEGLIIVNLSGRGDKDMDTAARYFGLYDTDAAVEADAAATAEIQGDAK; from the coding sequence ATGCCCAGCGAGTACTTCATCCCCGACCCGGAGGGTCAAATCCCCAGCGCCGAAGGTTACTTCGGCGCGTTCGGCGGCAAGTTCATCCCGGAGGCCCTCGTCGCCGCCGTGGACGAGGTCGCCGTCGAGTACGACAAGGCCAAGAGCGACCCCGCCTTCGCCGCCGAGCTCGACGACCTGCTCGTCAACTACACCGGCCGCCCCAGCAGCCTCACGGAGGTGCCCCGTTTCGCGGAGCACGCCGGTGGCGCCCGGATCTTCCTCAAGCGCGAGGACCTGAACCACACCGGCTCGCACAAGATCAACAACGTGCTCGGCCAGGCCCTGCTCACCAAGCGCATGGGCAAGACCCGCGTGATCGCCGAGACCGGCGCGGGCCAGCACGGCGTCGCCACGGCCACCGCCTGTGCGCTCTTCGGCCTCGAATGCACCATCTACATGGGCGAGATCGACACCGAGCGCCAGGCCCTGAACGTGGCCAGGATGCGCATGCTGGGCGCCGAGGTCGTCGCCGTGAAGTCCGGCAGCCGCACCCTGAAGGACGCCATCAACGAGGCGTTCCGCGACTGGGTCGCCAATGTGGACCGCACGCACTACCTCTTCGGCACCGTCGCGGGCCCGCACCCCTTCCCCGCCATGGTCCGCGACTTCCACCGCGTCATCGGCGTCGAGGCCAGGCGGCAGATCCTGGAGCGCGCCGGACGCCTGCCCGACGCCGCCGTCGCCTGCGTGGGCGGCGGCTCCAACGCCATCGGCCTCTTCCACGCCTTCATCCCGGACGCGGACGTACGCCTGATCGGCTGCGAGCCCGCCGGGCACGGCGTGGAGACCGGCGAGCACGCGGCCACCCTGACCGCGGGCGAGCCCGGCATCCTGCACGGCTCCCGTAGCTACGTCCTCCAGGACGAGGAGGGCCAGATCACCGAGCCCTACTCGATCTCGGCCGGACTCGACTACCCCGGCATCGGCCCCGAGCACGCCTACCTCAAGGACAGCGGCCGCGGTGAGTACCGCGCGGTCACCGACGACGCCGCCATGCAGGCGCTGCGGCTCCTGTCCAGGACCGAGGGCATCATCCCGGCCATCGAGAGCGCCCACGCGCTCGCGGGCGCGCTGGACGTCGGCAAGGAGCTCGGCAAGGAGGGGCTGATCATCGTCAACCTCTCCGGACGCGGCGACAAGGACATGGACACGGCCGCGCGCTACTTCGGCCTGTACGACACGGACGCCGCCGTCGAGGCGGACGCGGCGGCCACCGCGGAGATTCAGGGGGACGCCAAGTGA
- the trpA gene encoding tryptophan synthase subunit alpha: protein MSGNIQLLDDTLAATKAEGRSALIAYLPAGFPTVDGGIAAVKAAFEGGADVVEVGLPHSDPVLDGPVIQTADDIALRGGLKIRDVMRTVREAHAATGKPVLVMTYWNPIDRYGVERFTAELAEAGGAGCILPDLPVQESALWREHAEKHGLATVFVVAPSSKDARLATITAAGSGFVYAASLMGVTGTRASVGEQAQELVRRTKATTDLPVCVGLGVSNARQAAEVAGFADGVIVGSAFVQRMLDAEDEQAGLAAVRALAGELADGVRGKA, encoded by the coding sequence GTGAGCGGCAACATCCAGCTGTTGGACGACACTCTCGCGGCCACGAAGGCCGAGGGCAGGTCCGCGCTCATCGCCTATCTCCCGGCCGGATTCCCGACCGTGGACGGCGGCATCGCGGCGGTCAAGGCCGCCTTCGAGGGCGGCGCCGACGTGGTCGAGGTGGGCCTGCCGCACTCCGACCCGGTGCTCGACGGCCCGGTCATCCAGACCGCCGACGACATCGCGCTGCGCGGCGGCCTCAAGATCCGCGACGTCATGCGCACGGTCCGCGAGGCCCATGCGGCGACCGGCAAGCCGGTGCTCGTCATGACGTACTGGAACCCGATCGACCGCTACGGCGTGGAGCGCTTCACCGCCGAGCTCGCCGAGGCGGGTGGCGCGGGCTGCATCCTGCCCGACCTGCCCGTCCAGGAGTCGGCGCTGTGGCGGGAGCACGCCGAGAAGCACGGCCTCGCGACGGTCTTCGTCGTCGCGCCGAGCAGCAAGGACGCGCGGCTCGCCACCATCACGGCGGCCGGTTCCGGCTTCGTCTACGCGGCGTCCCTGATGGGCGTCACCGGCACCCGCGCCTCTGTCGGCGAACAGGCGCAGGAGCTGGTGCGGCGCACCAAGGCCACCACCGACCTGCCGGTCTGCGTCGGGCTCGGCGTCTCCAACGCCCGCCAGGCCGCCGAGGTCGCGGGCTTCGCCGACGGCGTGATCGTCGGCTCGGCCTTCGTCCAGCGGATGCTCGACGCCGAGGACGAGCAGGCGGGCCTCGCGGCCGTGCGGGCGCTCGCGGGCGAACTCGCGGACGGTGTCCGCGGCAAGGCATAA
- a CDS encoding DsbA family protein, whose amino-acid sequence MSEKNREGKRSARERLAEERERQKARDKQRRGLIVGAAVVGVLGLAAVVGLLAANSGGDDKSDTSSGPVVAPKGANGKDKLSLPLGKESAKSTLDIWEDFRCPACKQFEDAYRSTIHELADKGQLKVEYHLATLIDKNLGGSGSLRAANAAGCAQDAGKFPPYHDVLYKNQPEESDDAFSKNAKLIELAGQVDGLVTDSFKKCVEDGKHDSWATESNQAFQDAKLRGTPTVRLDGKDIFGDQQNPLTPAKLKKMVEDANKG is encoded by the coding sequence GTGAGTGAGAAGAACCGTGAGGGAAAGCGATCGGCCCGCGAGCGGCTGGCGGAAGAGCGAGAGCGGCAGAAGGCCCGCGACAAGCAGCGCAGAGGGCTGATCGTCGGAGCCGCGGTGGTCGGTGTGCTCGGCCTCGCCGCGGTGGTGGGCCTGCTCGCCGCCAATTCCGGTGGCGATGACAAGAGCGACACGTCGTCGGGCCCCGTGGTCGCGCCCAAGGGGGCGAACGGCAAGGACAAGCTGTCGCTCCCGCTCGGCAAGGAGAGCGCCAAGTCCACCCTCGACATCTGGGAGGACTTCCGCTGCCCGGCCTGCAAGCAGTTCGAGGACGCCTATCGCTCGACCATCCACGAGCTCGCCGACAAGGGCCAGCTCAAGGTCGAATATCACCTGGCCACGCTCATCGACAAGAACCTCGGCGGCAGCGGCTCGCTGCGCGCGGCCAACGCGGCGGGCTGCGCCCAGGACGCGGGGAAGTTCCCTCCGTACCACGACGTGCTCTACAAGAACCAGCCCGAGGAATCCGACGACGCGTTCAGCAAGAACGCCAAGCTGATCGAGCTCGCGGGCCAGGTGGACGGTCTCGTCACGGACTCCTTCAAGAAGTGCGTCGAGGACGGCAAGCACGACAGCTGGGCCACCGAGTCCAACCAGGCCTTCCAGGACGCCAAGCTGCGGGGCACGCCGACGGTGCGGCTCGACGGCAAGGACATCTTCGGCGACCAGCAGAACCCGCTGACCCCCGCGAAGCTGAAGAAGATGGTGGAGGACGCGAACAAGGGCTAG
- the lgt gene encoding prolipoprotein diacylglyceryl transferase, protein MDLAFIPSPSRGVVDLGPIPLRGYAFCIIIGVFVAVWLGNKRWVARGGQSGTVADIAVWAVPFGLVGGRLYHVITDYQLYFSDGRDWVDAFKIWEGGLGIWGAIALGAVGAWIGCRRRGIPLPAWADALAPGIALAQAIGRWGNWFNQELYGKPTDVPWALKITSAEDGRVPGTYHPTFLYESLWCIGVAVLVIWADRRFKLGHGRAFALYVASYCAGRAWIEYMRVDDAHHVLGVRLNVWTAIVVFVLAVVYLVVSAKTRPGREEIVEPAAVASGEADDDGASADEPAAEKSEPAADKKEPAEDEAESAKKR, encoded by the coding sequence ATGGACCTTGCCTTCATTCCCAGTCCGTCGCGCGGTGTGGTCGATCTCGGCCCCATTCCGTTGCGCGGCTACGCGTTCTGCATCATCATCGGCGTCTTCGTGGCCGTCTGGCTCGGCAACAAGCGGTGGGTCGCCCGCGGAGGCCAGTCCGGCACCGTGGCCGACATCGCCGTCTGGGCCGTGCCGTTCGGCCTCGTCGGCGGGCGGCTCTACCACGTGATCACGGACTACCAGCTGTACTTCAGCGACGGCCGTGACTGGGTGGACGCCTTCAAGATCTGGGAGGGCGGCCTCGGCATCTGGGGCGCGATCGCGCTCGGCGCGGTCGGCGCGTGGATCGGCTGTCGCCGCCGCGGCATCCCGCTGCCCGCCTGGGCCGACGCGCTGGCCCCCGGCATCGCGCTCGCCCAGGCGATCGGCCGCTGGGGCAACTGGTTCAACCAGGAGCTGTACGGCAAGCCCACGGACGTGCCGTGGGCCCTGAAGATCACCTCGGCCGAGGACGGCCGCGTCCCCGGCACGTACCACCCCACCTTCCTGTACGAGTCGCTGTGGTGCATCGGCGTCGCCGTCCTGGTCATCTGGGCCGACCGCCGCTTCAAGCTCGGGCACGGACGGGCGTTCGCGCTGTACGTCGCCTCGTACTGCGCGGGGCGCGCCTGGATCGAGTACATGCGCGTCGACGACGCGCACCACGTCCTGGGCGTGCGCCTGAACGTATGGACCGCGATCGTCGTCTTCGTCCTGGCCGTGGTCTACCTCGTGGTGTCGGCGAAGACCCGCCCCGGCCGCGAGGAGATCGTCGAACCCGCAGCGGTCGCCTCCGGCGAAGCGGACGATGACGGTGCCTCCGCGGATGAGCCTGCGGCGGAGAAGTCGGAACCCGCGGCGGACAAGAAGGAACCCGCGGAAGACGAGGCCGAGTCGGCCAAGAAGCGCTGA
- a CDS encoding HpcH/HpaI aldolase/citrate lyase family protein, whose amino-acid sequence MTAPHPLTWLYAPGDRPDVVAKALLAGADVVIVDLEDAVAPDRKEYARSATAELLAEPRPVPVHVRVNALDSPLAEADLRALAPLTGVAGLRLPKVTSRADVIRVAERAAPADGGAPTLYALIESALGLEHAYAIATAHPALRGLSIGEADLRADLGVREEVGLDWARSRVVVAARAAGLAPPAQSVHPDIRDLEGLAASCARGRALGFLGRAAIHPRQLPVIERAYLPTPEEIEQAEEITKAAATDAGALALPDGRFVDRAVVEGARRTLALARRG is encoded by the coding sequence GTGACCGCCCCGCACCCCCTGACCTGGCTGTACGCCCCCGGGGACCGCCCCGACGTGGTGGCCAAGGCACTCCTCGCGGGCGCCGACGTGGTGATCGTCGACCTGGAGGACGCGGTAGCCCCCGACCGCAAGGAGTACGCCAGGTCGGCCACCGCCGAACTCCTCGCGGAGCCCCGGCCGGTGCCCGTGCACGTCCGCGTGAACGCCCTGGACAGTCCGCTCGCCGAGGCCGACCTGCGCGCGCTCGCCCCGCTCACCGGAGTCGCCGGGCTGCGGCTGCCCAAGGTCACCTCGCGCGCCGACGTCATCCGGGTCGCGGAACGCGCGGCCCCCGCCGACGGCGGCGCCCCCACCCTCTACGCCCTCATCGAATCGGCGCTCGGCCTGGAGCACGCCTACGCCATCGCCACCGCGCACCCCGCCCTGCGCGGCCTCTCCATCGGCGAGGCGGACCTCCGCGCCGACCTGGGCGTACGCGAGGAGGTGGGGCTCGACTGGGCGCGCTCGCGCGTGGTGGTGGCCGCGCGCGCGGCGGGCCTCGCGCCGCCCGCCCAGTCGGTCCACCCGGACATCCGCGACCTCGAAGGGCTCGCCGCGTCCTGCGCCCGGGGCCGCGCGCTCGGCTTCCTGGGCAGGGCGGCGATCCACCCCCGCCAACTCCCGGTGATCGAACGGGCGTACCTGCCCACCCCCGAGGAGATCGAACAGGCGGAAGAGATCACCAAGGCGGCGGCGACGGACGCGGGAGCGCTGGCCCTGCCGGACGGCCGCTTCGTGGACAGGGCGGTGGTGGAGGGCGCGCGGAGAACCCTGGCGCTGGCCCGGCGAGGCTGA
- a CDS encoding CaiB/BaiF CoA transferase family protein — MTPPLTGLRVLDLATLFAGPLAATMLGDFGAEVIKVEHPTRPDPSRGHGPSKDGVGLWWKLLGRNKRTMTLDLSTPGGRDTLLRLAATADVVVENFRPGTLEKWDLGWPELSAANPRLVLARVTGFGQFGPYARRPGFGTLAEAMSGFAAITGDPEGPPTLPPFGLADSIAGLATAYAVMTALAARDRTGRGQVIDMAIIEPILTALGPQPLWYDQLGHVQPRTGNRSTNNAPRNAYRTADGSWVAVSTSAQSVAERVMRLVGRPELIAEPWFATGADRARHSDVLDEAVGSWIARRTRTEVIDAFEKAEAAVAPIQDVRDVMTDPQYAALDTITTVDDPELGPLRMQNVLFRLSETPGAITWAGRPHGADTDAVLTEIGLTEREITTLRKEGAL; from the coding sequence ATGACGCCCCCGCTGACCGGCCTGCGCGTCCTCGACCTGGCCACCCTCTTCGCGGGCCCGCTGGCCGCCACGATGCTCGGAGACTTCGGCGCGGAGGTCATCAAGGTCGAGCACCCCACCCGCCCCGATCCCTCGCGCGGCCACGGTCCCTCGAAGGACGGCGTCGGCCTGTGGTGGAAGCTGCTCGGCCGCAACAAGCGCACGATGACCCTCGACCTGTCGACGCCCGGCGGCCGCGACACGCTCCTGCGCCTGGCCGCCACCGCCGACGTGGTCGTCGAGAACTTCCGCCCCGGCACCCTGGAGAAGTGGGACCTGGGCTGGCCCGAACTGAGCGCGGCCAACCCGCGTCTGGTCCTGGCCCGCGTCACCGGCTTCGGCCAGTTCGGACCGTACGCGCGCCGCCCCGGCTTCGGCACGCTCGCGGAGGCGATGAGCGGTTTCGCCGCGATCACCGGCGATCCCGAAGGCCCTCCGACGCTCCCGCCGTTCGGCCTCGCCGACTCGATCGCGGGCCTGGCGACGGCGTACGCGGTGATGACGGCGCTCGCGGCCCGGGACCGCACGGGCCGCGGCCAGGTCATCGACATGGCGATCATCGAGCCGATCCTCACGGCCCTCGGCCCCCAGCCGCTCTGGTACGACCAGTTGGGCCACGTACAGCCCCGCACCGGCAACCGCTCCACGAACAACGCGCCCCGCAACGCCTACCGCACGGCGGACGGCAGCTGGGTCGCCGTCTCCACCTCGGCCCAGTCCGTCGCGGAACGCGTGATGCGTCTGGTGGGCCGCCCCGAACTGATCGCCGAGCCGTGGTTCGCGACGGGCGCCGACCGCGCGCGGCACTCGGACGTCCTGGACGAGGCCGTGGGCTCCTGGATCGCCCGCCGCACCCGCACCGAGGTGATCGACGCGTTCGAGAAGGCGGAGGCGGCGGTCGCCCCCATCCAGGACGTACGCGATGTCATGACGGACCCCCAGTACGCGGCCCTGGACACGATCACCACGGTCGACGACCCGGAACTCGGCCCCCTGCGCATGCAGAACGTCCTCTTCCGCCTCTCCGAGACCCCCGGCGCGATCACCTGGGCGGGCCGCCCGCACGGCGCGGACACCGACGCGGTCCTCACCGAGATCGGCCTGACGGAACGGGAGATCACCACCCTGCGCAAGGAGGGCGCCCTGTGA
- the rbsK gene encoding ribokinase encodes MTPTPHIAVLGSANMDLVAYVAKAPQRGETVTGREFRTVPGGKGANQAIAAARAGATVSMIGAVGTDAYGTRLRSTLEHSGVDTDLLRTVETSTGTAHIVVDDDGGNSIVVIPGANGSLTALAPGDEGLIASADALLLQLEVPVDGVLAAARAARRHGVRTVLTPAPAQPLPPELLAATDLLLPNEHEAAALTGITDDPHAAAGALLSQVPEVVITLGSRGSLYAARGAEPVVVPARRVTAVDTTGAGDTFAGTLAVALAEGDSVTEALGWASAAAALSVQRTGASASMPYRSEIDGEAEGTS; translated from the coding sequence ATGACCCCCACGCCCCACATCGCCGTCCTCGGCAGCGCCAACATGGATCTCGTCGCGTACGTCGCGAAGGCCCCGCAGCGCGGCGAGACCGTGACGGGACGCGAGTTCCGTACGGTCCCCGGCGGCAAAGGCGCCAACCAGGCGATCGCCGCGGCCCGCGCGGGCGCCACCGTCTCGATGATCGGCGCGGTCGGCACCGACGCCTACGGCACCCGGCTCCGCTCGACGCTCGAACACTCCGGCGTCGACACCGACCTGCTGCGCACCGTCGAGACCTCGACCGGCACCGCGCACATCGTGGTGGACGACGACGGCGGCAACTCGATCGTCGTCATCCCCGGCGCCAACGGCAGCCTGACCGCGCTCGCCCCCGGCGACGAGGGCCTGATCGCCTCGGCCGACGCGCTCCTGCTCCAGCTGGAGGTCCCGGTCGACGGCGTGCTCGCCGCCGCGCGGGCCGCCCGCAGACACGGCGTACGCACCGTCCTCACCCCGGCACCCGCACAGCCCCTGCCGCCCGAACTCCTCGCCGCCACCGACCTGTTGCTGCCCAACGAGCACGAGGCGGCCGCACTCACCGGCATCACCGACGACCCGCACGCGGCGGCCGGGGCGCTCCTCTCGCAGGTCCCCGAGGTCGTGATCACCCTCGGTTCGCGCGGCAGTCTGTACGCGGCCCGGGGCGCGGAGCCGGTCGTGGTGCCCGCGCGTCGGGTCACCGCGGTCGACACGACGGGCGCGGGCGACACCTTCGCGGGCACCCTCGCGGTGGCGCTCGCCGAGGGCGACTCCGTGACCGAAGCGCTCGGTTGGGCCTCCGCGGCGGCCGCGCTCTCCGTCCAACGGACCGGCGCGTCGGCCTCCATGCCGTACCGCTCGGAGATCGACGGCGAGGCGGAAGGCACCTCATGA
- a CDS encoding ADP-ribosylglycohydrolase family protein, with amino-acid sequence MIRLTWVQPEDLIGHELHQAEREGRDVASVRSRWLAAGGHEAPSRGGASETPAPAHLRALAEQLLDELGALLWAGVPQGEWGLSCSSEAESLGKGGHNAPSPRTDTTAPALLPRLHAAWLGRAIGCLLGKPVEKLPLAGIRQLAKATGNWPLHTWFTEKGVPPALRATYPWNKRSAKTSLAENIDGMPEDDDLNYPLLNLILLQRHGKTFTTTDVARLWLDELPAGRTFTAERIAYRNLLTGIEPPRTATHRNPFREWIGALIRADVHGWTNPGDPAAAAAQARRDAALTHTANGVHGAEFAAATIAEAAGGHGDVHRCLQAGLTVVPPDSRLAAAVRHGIQLAEDERDFDRVVDLLHATHADHHWVHVVPNAALLAAALTHADGDFTGSITRAVSGGWDTDSNGATAGSVAGLLAGHPARIPDRWKDPLKNRLATSIGDFDGIGFDTLAELTAREAHRS; translated from the coding sequence GTGATCCGCCTGACCTGGGTCCAGCCGGAGGACCTGATCGGCCACGAACTCCACCAGGCGGAACGGGAGGGACGCGACGTCGCGTCGGTACGTTCGCGCTGGCTGGCGGCGGGCGGCCACGAGGCACCTTCTCGCGGGGGCGCGTCCGAGACACCGGCCCCGGCCCACCTGCGCGCGTTGGCGGAACAACTCCTGGACGAGTTGGGTGCGCTGTTGTGGGCAGGCGTGCCGCAGGGCGAGTGGGGTCTCTCCTGCTCGAGCGAAGCCGAGAGCTTGGGGAAGGGTGGGCACAACGCCCCGTCGCCGAGAACCGATACGACGGCACCAGCCCTGCTCCCACGTCTACACGCGGCCTGGCTCGGCAGAGCAATCGGCTGCCTCCTCGGCAAACCGGTGGAGAAACTCCCCCTGGCAGGGATCCGGCAACTCGCCAAGGCCACAGGCAACTGGCCCCTGCACACCTGGTTCACGGAAAAGGGCGTCCCACCCGCACTGAGGGCGACCTACCCGTGGAACAAGCGCTCCGCGAAGACCTCCCTCGCCGAGAACATCGACGGCATGCCGGAGGACGACGACCTCAACTACCCCCTCCTCAACCTCATCCTCCTCCAGCGCCACGGAAAGACCTTCACCACCACGGACGTGGCAAGGCTCTGGCTCGACGAGCTCCCCGCGGGCCGCACCTTCACCGCGGAACGCATCGCGTACCGCAACCTCCTCACCGGCATCGAGCCCCCGCGAACCGCCACCCACCGCAACCCGTTCCGCGAGTGGATCGGCGCCCTGATCCGCGCCGACGTGCACGGCTGGACCAACCCCGGCGACCCCGCGGCGGCCGCGGCGCAGGCCCGTCGCGACGCGGCCCTGACCCACACGGCGAACGGCGTCCACGGCGCGGAGTTCGCCGCGGCCACCATCGCCGAGGCCGCGGGCGGACACGGCGACGTCCACCGCTGCCTCCAGGCAGGCCTCACCGTCGTACCCCCGGACTCCCGCCTCGCCGCAGCCGTCCGGCACGGCATCCAACTGGCGGAAGACGAAAGGGACTTCGACCGCGTGGTCGACCTGCTGCACGCCACCCACGCCGACCACCACTGGGTCCACGTCGTCCCCAACGCCGCCCTGCTCGCCGCCGCCCTCACCCACGCCGACGGCGACTTCACGGGCTCCATCACCCGCGCGGTCTCCGGCGGCTGGGACACCGACTCGAACGGCGCGACGGCCGGGTCGGTCGCGGGCCTGCTCGCAGGGCATCCGGCGCGGATCCCCGACCGCTGGAAGGACCCCCTCAAGAACCGGCTCGCCACGTCCATCGGCGACTTCGACGGCATCGGCTTCGACACCCTCGCAGAACTCACCGCCCGGGAGGCACACCGCTCATGA
- a CDS encoding ADP-ribosylglycohydrolase family protein: protein MTPTLNTPEPGTPDLADRITGSLVGAAVGDALGGPVEGYAPEQIAERHGGRVRGIVGPWNGDRWRTARPIAPYHKGDGHVTDDTLMTHAVVRVYGTVRDHLDAYAVADHLVPDLMTTPRWIPELEAEAIPLHRIFLAEKWLAARLHYGHVDPREAGAGNIVNCGAAMYMAPVGLVNAANPAAAYAEALDVAGAHQSSYGREAAGVFAAAVAAACAPGATPDSVIGTCLDLAKDGTRAAIEAVAEAAAPHRDFETALAPLRAAIAPFDTVGPDYRAPSLGARRPSRLHSIEELPIALGMLLVGEADYRRTVLGSVNYGRDCDSIATMSGALVGALRGESAIPRDWSKTVAEASRLDLHAPARVLTDVAREIFTRDVRRRRAHESAFATLTATR from the coding sequence ATGACGCCCACACTTAACACCCCGGAGCCCGGCACCCCGGATCTGGCGGACCGCATCACGGGCAGCCTCGTCGGAGCGGCGGTCGGCGACGCGCTCGGCGGTCCCGTCGAGGGGTACGCCCCCGAGCAGATCGCCGAACGGCACGGCGGCCGCGTCCGGGGCATCGTCGGCCCCTGGAACGGCGACCGCTGGCGCACCGCCCGCCCCATCGCGCCGTACCACAAGGGCGACGGGCACGTCACCGACGACACCTTGATGACGCACGCCGTCGTACGCGTCTACGGCACCGTCCGCGACCACCTCGACGCGTACGCGGTCGCCGACCACCTGGTCCCCGACCTGATGACGACACCGCGCTGGATCCCCGAGCTGGAGGCCGAGGCGATCCCCCTGCACCGGATCTTCCTCGCCGAGAAGTGGCTCGCGGCCCGGCTCCACTACGGCCACGTCGACCCCCGCGAGGCGGGCGCGGGCAACATCGTCAACTGCGGTGCGGCGATGTACATGGCGCCGGTCGGCCTGGTCAACGCGGCGAACCCGGCGGCCGCCTACGCCGAGGCGCTCGACGTCGCGGGCGCCCACCAGTCGTCGTACGGCCGCGAGGCGGCGGGCGTCTTCGCGGCGGCGGTCGCGGCGGCCTGCGCACCGGGCGCGACCCCGGACTCGGTGATCGGCACCTGCCTCGACCTGGCGAAGGACGGGACGCGGGCGGCGATCGAGGCGGTGGCCGAAGCGGCAGCGCCGCACCGCGACTTCGAGACCGCGCTGGCCCCGCTGCGCGCGGCGATCGCCCCGTTCGACACGGTCGGCCCCGACTACCGCGCCCCCTCCCTCGGCGCCCGCCGCCCCTCCCGGCTGCACTCCATCGAGGAACTCCCCATCGCTCTCGGCATGCTCCTGGTCGGCGAGGCCGACTACCGCCGCACGGTCCTCGGCTCGGTCAACTACGGCAGGGACTGCGACTCCATCGCGACGATGAGCGGCGCACTCGTGGGCGCCCTGCGCGGCGAGTCGGCGATCCCCCGCGACTGGTCCAAGACGGTGGCCGAGGCGAGCCGCCTCGACCTGCACGCCCCGGCGAGGGTCCTCACGGACGTGGCGCGGGAGATCTTCACCCGCGACGTACGCCGTCGCCGCGCCCACGAGTCCGCCTTCGCCACGCTCACGGCCACCCGGTGA